The window GTCTCAGAATCAGGCATCTTTTCTAAAAAACGAATCTGGAAAAGTGAACGCGCTGCCGTCCCCTTTATCTATAGGTGTGCTGCAGGAAATTGGTCGGAGGTGCAGCTCAAAGGTACAAAATTACAAATAAATGAAGTGCCCCCTCCCCCAATTAGTCTTGTCATATTTCAATTTTTATTTATGGAGTTCTTGATGTTGTGACACAGGTTGAGTTTAAAGCTGTTATAAGCACCAGTAACGATTTGCAGTTTTCTTTTGAGGTCAGTGGAAGTCCCAATATTAATTCAATTGTATTTCAGCAATGTTCACTGATACTACCAAAGCTCTAAATAATTCAATGAATACCCACATATGTTTTTTTCTCTTTTTCTGTTTTTTTTCTCTTTGGAATGAAATAGAAAACTCAAAAATGATTTCAAGTTTATTGTCCTTATTTGGATGTTACACTTTGAATTTTATTTGGTATAAGAAACTAATCTTGTATAGTGAGACTGTTTGTCTTTTTCTTAAAACAGGTTCTCTTCACTGGGGAGAAGATTGGTTTTGGAACTGGAAGGACAAGAAAGGATGCTCAACAACAGGCTGCTGAGAATGCACTTCACAGCTTGGCTGGTAATATTATATTTGAAGCCACATTTATCTGTTTTCCTCACATCTCTCTCAGATATTTTGTTTTATTTGTGTTTTTCCTTTCTCCTATGTGTCAGTTTCACTTACACCAGCCAAATGTTGAATATGAAATTGCAGAAAAATATGTCTCATATATGGCACCGCGAACCGGAGCTGTTAACAAAGATTTTGATAAACTCTCTCTTGGAAGTGAAAATGGATTTGTTGTGGACATAGTTGGTCCAGGATCAGCTGAGGTCCTAATGGATGATGGCTTGCCAAAAGAAAGTATTTCTGAGGTGGGGAATCGATGATGCTTTCATTAATTGCTTATTTTCTATGTTCAGAAACATAGGTGATGCTTGGATATAGGGTATGTGGGCAAGACATTTCCAGACACGGGTAGTGGTTTCATAAGGAAAACCACTCCTATGAATATTGTATCGCACGAAGATGTGATGGCTAAACACTGAAAGGGGAGTGGCTTCATGGCTCCATTTATTCTTGTTTGAAAGGTACGGGATTGGTTGTCTGTCCCTCATTTCTACCCGTTATCCAAGTATTCCCATGTACTTGGTTTAAGTTATGTTTTCTTATATTGTAAGAGTTTCTGATAGTTAAGTATTTGATAAACATGGTAAATAGGGTTATTCCGTTGACTGCATGAAGATTTTTATAAATCTCACAGATTCCCATTCTTAACCTCAAAATAAATGCTGGAATTAACATGTGCAATGCCCATTTCTTCCTGTGAGAGTGAAGTTTCTGCACCGTTAGTGACGCCTTCTGGACAAATTAGAAAACACTAGAGTACATGCAATCATCATAAATTTATCGGACTAATAATGTAAATGCACAGGCTTCTGAAGGTGAGCCTGCGAGCTCTTCTATTGCGGCGAGTCAGCAAGTTCAAAAGCGTGCCAATTCCCCAAGGTAACTGGCAATTTCTGAAATTGAGCCATTTATTTGCCGGAATAACTATTGGGTCTGCCAGCTGTATGATTGACCAATACTAGAAAGTAATGATGCTATATTGCCATATTGACACCAAACCTAATTCATGTTCATGGTCATGTATGGCACTTTCTTCAATATTGAGTTCAATGCTCCTAATTCATGTTCATGGTCATGTATGCACTTTCTTCAATATTGAGTTCAATGCTCCTAATTCATGTTCATGGTTTCAAATTCTTATTCTGGTAACTGTGTTTGCAGGTTGCTACAACCTGTTTCATATAAACGATCCAAGGAAGAACAGGCAGGAGGTCCACCAAACCTATCATATTCTCGGCTGAGGAAGGGCCCTAGAGACAAACCTCGGGACTGAACTCATTTCATTCATGTCCTTCTGCTAGTGCATCCTCCCTCTCCTGGAGAAATGATGTGATGATCCCACAGAGGTCCAGTGGAACCATCTCTCTCTGGCTCCCCACTTTACAGTTAGCAGTGGCAGAGAGGGAGCGAAGAGAAAAAGGAGCGGGCTTTCGAGGCATACAACTAGGCATCTCAGACTACTTGAAGTATCTCTCTCACTCGGCAATTCGGCATAGTTTTAAATAATGCAAAGGTGAAGGAGTATTTTTCATAGTTGTTGGAAAGGTGGGCTATAATTTTTTTTCCCCCATTTGGGCCCATCTTTTCCTTCTTATAGTGATATTCTAGTTGAATTTGGGGAAATGGGGCTCGCCATTTCTTGTTCAGGTCTTCTTAGCTTTAGTACACACGTTATGATCTCTACTTCCCTTCTAAGCACAATTGTACAGTTAGACTCGTTCCTTTTTCGATGTTACTTTTACGAGTCTACAATTCTACGAATGCATAATAGCTTTTTCTATCAATTACATAGGCAGTTCTTTTCAGTTGTTTTCCTACACCTGTTACCGAGCATTATATTTTCGGGATTGAAATTTGGCACTCTTCTTTTTATAGTCCACATTTTTTTTCCTCTTATAATAACTTTAATAGCCTTTACTCATGTGTTTTGTTTTTTATGAAATATTTAACTAAAAAAAAAGATGGAATGCGGATCGTGAAATAGGAAGTGCAAATTTCAGTCTCTTATATTTTTACCACTGTCAAAGATGAACTTACTAGTCTGATCAATCGTATTGAGGCATAACTTCTTCAATATTACTTAACAAAATTAAGAAATGCGCAATAATGATTCCAACTTCATTATTTTAACGTTTAGTTTCTTTTTTTTTATTTTAAAATTTTTTATTAATAACTCACACACCCTACAAACGTCAATAAGGTTTGAACCAATGATTTATCAGTTAAACACCTTAACCAATCAAGTCACGACTCATCGACAAAAAAGGTATGTTTCGAAACCATGACTGCTCTGATGGGAAATATGACCACATACCACCAGACCAAAGCTATCATTGCAAAATAGAGAAAATGTAGCCTTTGAAATTCGAACTGTGGTTGTCCAAATATAAGAAAAACAGTATAACCATCTCTACTGCAAAGACAATTGCCTATCAACGTTAGCTTGACATGCCAATCTACTCACAGACAATATATACGAATAATTTATAGGACACTTTAGAAGTTGAATGAAAATGAAATGTTCTTATACCGATTTCTTCTATCTCATGTTCTTGTTGATACCAATCCATGATATTTTCCATTCCAAGTTTTTAAACGTGTCATTAGAATAACGGGCTTGAAACTTTGGAAGGTGTAATTTTGCGTATTGTCTGCGACTCTGCAATGTACTGATATACATCCAGTAGCTTCTTCAATAAAAATGAGCTAGTCCGCCTCTATATCAAATCTAGTGTACTTGTTGTATATGTTCTTTGTAGTTTCTCTTATAAAATTGAGGCAGTAGTAACAAAATTCATAAATTCAAACAGTCTTCACAAGTTATGAGACAAATACATTAGCTGCAGATAACATCGAGTTGGAAGTTGGAAATTGTTGCTATCGATATCCAATACATAAATCGAGCTGCACTGACTGAACAGTTTGGACTTAGAAATCTAACAGTCAGCTGGACACTGATTTTCATACATAGGCTAACCTCGAATTCAGGAAGAACAGCACCCAATGGCGTACGCTATGCGCACCTTTATAATCAATAATTCAATATCAACCTCAGTCATTGGAACTGAGCATATGATTCTTCCAGGTAAGTCGTTATCTGTGTTCCACTTTCACCATTATTACAATATCTTCACCATTTAGAACAGGGAATTGGACGCAGTAGAATATGTTGCACAGCTTTGCCTACTCCTTTCTTTCCGGCTACATGTTACTTTCAAGTATAACCCGAAGAGTCAGCAAAACCGATTATATACAACTATGTATCTATCTTTCTGTGTGTTAGGTCCCAAGAAGAATGGATAGACATATAGAGCTGTACACATCAGTGGTAGAGAGAATTTGACATTCAAGCTGCATTTATAGTCTTATGCTGCATTGGAGGATATCGATCGAGTCGCTCAGATGATGACAATATCAGAAAGCAGCAACAAAACCCTGAAATCTTTATACAATCAGCAATCTGGACAAACATGGCAAACTCTTTTATTTGGTATAAATCCTCAGTTCCTCACTCGCACATATCAATCAGTTGTGTTCATGACAGAAACAAAAAAAATACTCTGCTTTGAAAAACAGTCAGCTTCCTGGTATATACATGACAAACCTAAGGATAAAAAGCCTGAGCACTAATAGAATAGGCACAAAGTCAGGTATGTACATACTATTACAAAAATTAAAAGATGCCTTCTCCAACTCTCTCTGATGGCCGCCACAAAACTTCAGCAACAAATCAGGAGTCACAGGTTCAAATGAATTCCAGAGATTTACACTAAGGCAATCTGAAATTTATCAGTTTCTGCAGTAGTTTACGACCCCATTGCATGTCATTGTGCCAGACATCATGGACTTTCTCTGAGGCAAACTGTTCTGCAGTTTCAGCAGTTTGAGCCTTTTGCTCAAGTTCATCATCCAAACTCACTTCATCATTGTTGAACATGTCATTGGTTTCTGCTTGAGGTGAGCCATTGGGCAGGTCAGGCTTGGACTGATTTTCCCTTTCAGCTGGTTGAGGCTTTTGCTTGAGTTCTTCGTCAAACTTCTCTACATTACCATTGAGCATGTCCATTGTTTCTGCTTGAGATGATTCACTGTAGGGTTCTTGCTTTTCTTCTAGCTGATTTCATTGGTTTCAGCACATGTAAAGCAACAGAAACAACACATCAACAATAGCACTAACAAAGATGGAAGAGTATCTATTTCTATATCAGTCTCTGGTATTGAAAAGAAGTAGTCTGCCATAGAAGTGATAAAAAAATTCATCATAACAAGTTTATCAGTACAATATATCACTACAAAACAACTCACAATATACAGTAGTCAAGTGACAGTGCATGGTTATACGTCCCCATTCACATGTTTTTAGGAACACGATTCATGTATGCAGAAAATTTGCCTATATGGAGATCCACAAAGTTGCAGCAGAAGAAAGAAAAGAAGTATTATATGGAATGCTTGATAGATCACTCAACAGCATAGTTTTATGCAAGTTTATATTGAGTAGGAGAAAATTCTCTTAGCTTTTGTATTGCTGACTGTTGCAGAATACAACTTTTATTACAAGAAAATATTGTTAAACTTTAAACTTTGTTGATTGCTGTTGGTAAGAATAATACAAGAGCCTCTCATCTTTAAGCATCGTCCTTTTCATATCTATGCAATTTAAATGACTGTTAATATTGATGAAATCAAATACTTTTGCCTTGTGATACATAATCCTCATGACCTTTTCCTCATAGGACCATATTTAGATCCAAAGACAATACAAGCTGTAAGCCAAAACTATTTAGTATTGAATCTCCTAGCCCTGGAAAACTCGCAGTTTTTGGAATTGAAATGGAGTGTTATTTCAGGCTGAGGCAGATGCAGTAGAAGAAAAAGAAAAAGACAAAAAGAACTTCACTCTCATCAAGCAGTTACCTCTGGCATATTCAGTTCTGCAGCTTCATAATCTCCAACCAAGCCATCAAAGGTCATTGGTTTCTCAACTTCCTCTGTGTTTGGTTCTTCAGCTTGAACAGCTGGCGCACGAGTCAAGCCAGGTACCAGAACAGGTCCTTCTTCCTCATAGTTCATTAGGCTTCCCTCAATGTTTGAGATTGCCAGGTTCCTTGCTTTTGCATCTCTACCATTATTTCCATAAATGTTCTGTGCCACCATCATCTCGTTTGGGATGGCTGCAGAATCCTCACTTGGGGCATTAGTTCTTGCGTCCATATGTTGCTCATATGGTTCCATCATTTTCTTTGGCCATTTTGGTGTTATGTTCTCAGCAACAACAGTTTTGTGCTTCTCTTGTGAGACAGACTCAGTAACAGTTTGTTCCTCGTATGATTCCACTAACGGGATCTGTGCTGGATCAGTGTAACTATCAACATTGGCCGACTCCAAGTTTATGTTGAACACTGGCTCCTCTTCTGGAAATGTCAAGTTGTCAGCCTCTGGAATCAATACATCTGAGTTGATATTAGAATCCTCAACCTGGTGATAGTTTTGCGCTTCCTCTGTTATCTTCTGAAGTTCAGCATCTCCCCAATCTTCAAAAACAGTGATTGTGTTTTCAGTTTCCCAGGTTTGGAAAATTCGATCCGGGCCAGGTTGCCACAAAAAATTCCCTGCGTCTCCTGTTAGTATGAACTTGAACTGGATTGATTTTCCAACTGGTATATCCTATTTAAACATACATAAAGGACATTAGACCCCAAATTCAGTTATCACTTTACAAAGAATAAAAACAACACGCTTCTTAGTATGATTTCTACTCACTAGCTCAACAGACCACACATTCCCATCAGACCAGTCCATTGGTATCGCCCTCTCAGGGTCCCATGAACCCAAAATAGGATCATCCCCTACTATGAGGAACTGCTGACCAAAGGAGCACTCTTTCTGCAACTGGAACTTGACATGCATAGTTTTTATTGGATCTGCACAAAATGGAAATGCTACTGAGAACTAGCTAACAGATACAGACACTTCCATTTCTTGACCGAAAAACAGACTTACATGAATCTTGAATTTGAGCATCTGGAGTCTCCAATTCTGCCTGCACATACAACAATAAAAATATCAGATTGGTAGTTTCAAACTAGATCAGAAACGAACAGAAACAAAGCCTGGTACTAGCATTCTTTAATAATCATGATCTTCTATACAGATATGGTAACAAATTCATAAAACATCAACTGTTCATTATCAGATTCTACTTGGATCAACCCTATTGTCTTATAAGGACAGTGTTTAAAACCCTGATAAAGAAAGAAACCATATTTCTAAATGTAAATGACCCTTTTTGTTTCTTCCCATTATTATATGAAACAAGTTCTTCCACAACAAGAAAGCATCCCACTAAATAAAAAGCTAATCATAGCAAAATGTGATCATAACAAAAGGACATTAATACTGTATCATATTTTAAACAATCAACAAAGATAAATGAAATACAAATCTGTCTGTCAAACTCAAACACCACGAAATGAATTTGACCTGGGTTTTCGATGAGAGACAAACAAGAGGCTTGATGGGCTTCCTCTGTTGCAGAAACGCCACCAAATTCAAGAACCGAAAGTCTCCATTTTTCTTGTGAGGCCTGAAAAAGCAAGAAGCTTCTGCAACCCTGTTCACCAAGCCAGCCTCTCTGTCCCTGTAAATTTCCAACACTACCCTCGAACTCGGACTCGCCAGCGTTTTCATAACTCCCTCTCCCAACTCAACTCACAACGGTAGATGCCCCTTTTGTTGTAAGCAAGCTAAGGTTGTCTGTCTCTGTCTCACTTGTTTGTTCTCGAAGTGATCCACTTCTGGTGGTGTGGCTCTTCTATTTTTGTATAGTAGTGAGAAGCAGAGGTTTAGACCCAGTTATATAAATGGAAGTGGGGCCTAATGGGATGATAAATGAGCGGATCAGGCTCCACGTGGCGTGGTGGACAGGTGGTACCCTGGGACTTGGGTTGAATCTGGCTATTACTCAACGTGAGAATCTCAACAACCTGAGGATTTTTACAGACATGAGTGAACGGGAGTATTAATGGGAAATGTGACCTTTAGCGTCATATTCCGTGATCGTTGCCGTGAATCCCAACCGTTTGTTTTAGTGTCAACGGTGGGCACTCAAAGTGGCAGATGCTACGGTGGTGTCCTAAGTGGAAGAGGGTTTTGGGAAGGGCGGTTGTGGTGACGTGTGGCACGTTCGAGGTTTTGTGTGACATTTGAGCAAAGAGAAATAGTAAATATTTTATAATCTTTAAAATATGATTGTTGCGTCTGACATGTCATATAATACAATGATCATTTTTTGTTTATTATCAGAACTCAAAACTTTTCACTTTTTAGTATAAAAAACAAGCAACATGAATCCCACAGGTAAGTCGGATCCACTTGCAAGAAATAGTGAAACACAACAGTGAAGACACCAGCCTGCAATAGCACTCGCACTCTGATTGAACTACGTACATAGTGAATTTTGAAAGTTCATGATCATGTTTTGGGAGTAATTAAGCTACCTAACGAAAGAAAAGTTAGGAATGTACTAGCACTCTTTCAACTCAATCAGTCAAGCTTCAAAGAAAATTCAAGCAACATTAGAAGCTCATCTGCTCGATCATGTAAAATTCTTTATACAATTTCTTTCTGCATATTAGTCAGGATTTTGACTCACTCGAACCAACTTTCTTCCAATTGCCTTATTAAATTCTTAATTTTTACCAATACTACTGATACAATAGCCACCGGTATTGTAATACAAACCACTGAATATTCAACTTTAGAAATTAGACTATGGAGGAGCCGACTTGTTTGGTTTTTTGTACTACTTTTGGGTTTATGTATAATTCCACTTGCAACCCAGAACTTGACAGGAAATTTCATGGCCGAACAGAAAAGACCGTAGAGACGTGTAAAGATCGATATGAGAAGACTTCTAAGTCAGTGATCTATTGATGGTGACAAAACCATCATGCAAATATATATAACCATTTCATCGATCTCTATGACTGTATCCCCCATCATCATATACCTAAATGAAGACTCTCATGTCTTTCTTCCTTTCCTTGATCGTTGCAGTTCACAGCCAGCAGTGTCTCAAAGACCAGCAACTAAACTTGCTCGACTTCAAGAACAGCCTTCTATTCAATGCTTCTCTTTCCTCCAAGCTTGTATCATGGGATTCGAGAACCGACTGCTGTTCTTGGCCTGGTGTAAGTTGCAGTACTAATGGCAGTGTTGTTGGTCTTGACATCAGCCGTGAGTCTATCTCAGGTGGAATCTACAACTCTAGCAGTTTGTTTGATCTTCAACATCTTCAAAGCCTCAGTTTGGCCTTTAACAACTTTACTGGCTCTCAAATTCCATCTGCAACCGGAAAGCTCACAAGTTTGAGGTACCTAAACTTATCCTCTGCTGGTTTTGGAGGGCAAATTCCCATTGAGATTTCTTTGTTGGGAAAGTTGGTAATCCTTGATATTTCCTATAATCAAGGACTTGAGATCCAGGATTTGAGCATGCTGATTCAGAACCTCACAGAACTTACAGAGTTATATCTTGACAATGTGAGTATATTGTCACAGACAAGTGACTGGTCCCTAGCCATATCATCATCACTGCCAAACCTGAAGGTGTTGAGCTTATCCAACTGTCACCTTTCTGGCCCTATTGACAAGTCCCTGGCTAAGCTCTCATCTCTATCCGTGATTCGGTTGGATTTAAACAAGATATCTTCTCCCATTCCTGGATTCTTTGCCAACTTTGCAAACTTGACTACCTTGAGTCTCAGAAGCTGTGGTTTGCAGGGAACATTTCCAAAAGAGATCATTCAGGTACCTTCTTTACAAACTATTGACCTTTCCTATAACTATGGTCTTGGTGGTTCTTTGCCTGAATTTTCGAAGAACGCATCTCTTCAGTCCTTGAATCTTTATGTGACAAACTTTTCAGGGGTCTTACCTGACTCCATTGGAAACCTCAATATGTTGTCAACAATAAATCTTTCAGGATGCAAATTTTCAGGATCAATTCCAAGGGCGATGGGAAACCTTACAAAATTGGTTCATTTTGATTTGTCAGGGAATCAGTTTAATGGCTCAATTCCGTGCTTCAGTAGCGCAAAAAATCTAGCCGAAATAAATCTGTATGCCAATGATCTAACTGGTCATATTGGTTGCACTCAGTGGCAAAACCTTACTAGCCTAGTGAGTATCAACTTAGGTAGTAATGTGTTCCAAGGGAGTCTTCCATCCTCTTTGTTTTGTCTTCCCTTGCTGAAGAGCTTAAATCTTGGCCACAATCAATTCTCTGGTCAATTCCCTGAAATTTGCAATGCCTCTTCTTACTTGATGGAAAGTGTTGACTTAAGTGACAACAATCTTGAAGGGCCAATTCCCATGTCTATCTTTAATCTCCTAGGACTTAAGGAACTTCTTCTTAATTCAAACAGTCTCAATGGCTCATTTCCTCTTGATGGTCTTCACCAGCTCATAAATCTTGAGATTCTTTATCTTCAAGAGAATAGCTTGGTGCTTAGTTATGATGCTACCAATTCCTCTTATTCCTCATTTCCTCAGCTTTATCAATTGAAGTTAGCTTCAGGAAAGCTGACAACATTCCCTGATTTCTTGAGAAATCAATCCGGATTGGCATTTCTGGACCTCTCAAATAACCTGTTACATGGCATGATACCTAACTGGATATGGAAACTTAATCTTTACCAGCTGAACCTCTCCTGTAATTCCCTACAAACTATAGAAGGTCCTTTACTCAATGTCACATCTCCAGTATTTTTGCTGGACCTTAGTTACAACAAGCTTCAAGGGCAGATCCCAGATTTCTCTTCTTATTATCTGGATTACTCCAGCAATAATTTCAGCTCTGGCATACCAACTGGTGCAGATTTCTGTAGGTATACTTCCTTTTTCTCTGCTGCAAACAATAACCTCAGTGGGATCATTCCTGGATCAATTTGCAATTCAGCATCTCTTGAGGTCCTCGATCTATCCAATAATTCCTTCACTGGCACGCTACCTCAGTGCTTCACCACAATGAGTGGCCTTGCAGTACTTGATTTAAGTGGAAACAATGTTACTAACGTTGTAATACCTCAGAATTGCAACTTGGGAAGTCTAGACCTGAGTGGAAATCAGTTGGAAAGCCAGCTTCCAAAATCTCTTGCCAACTGTACAAAGTTGGAGGTGTTAAACCTCGGAAACAATCAGATAACAGATGCCTTTCCTTGCTTTTTGAAGAACATATCCACCTTGCGTCTGCTTAGTTTACGGTCCAATAACTTTTACGGATCCTCTGTTTGTCCCAAGACTAATGGAGGTTGGCCAATGCTTCAGATCATAGACCTAGCTGACAATAATTTTGAAGGTGAAATATCTGGAAGCTTTTTATCAACTTGGCAAACAATGATAGCCAACGAAGATAATGCTGCTCGATATCGCTATCACCTTGGGATGCAGGGAGGTATGCGTTATGTGATTAATTATAAAGATGCAGTTACAGTTACTAGCAAAGGTTTACAGATGAACCTGCCAAGCATTCTCACTGTTTTCACCTTAATTGACTTCTCATGCAACAAGTTCAATGGATCAATTCCTGAGGAAATCGGAGGACTCAAATCACTACGAGTCCTCAACTTGTCCAAAAATGCTTTCACAGGTGCAATCCCATCATCACTAAGTAGCTTGCAAGTAGTTGAGTCCTTAGACCTCTCGCAGAACAAGCTGAGTGGCGAAATTCCACCACAGTTTGCAAAACTTACTTTCCTTACTGTCTTGAATCTATCAAATAATCAACTGGTGGGCAGAATTCCAACAAGTACTCAATTTTCCACATTTCCAAAATCTTCATTTCAAGGAAATATAGATTTATGGGGGCCTCCTTTGACAGAAGACAACATAGCGGGAACATCACCGCCAATAGTAGGAGGAAGTCGTCAAACTTCTGGACATGAGGTTGATTGGGATGTTATCAGTGTTGAAATTGGATTCGCAGCTGGCTTTGGAGTTGCCATTGCATCACTATTCTTATGCAAGAGATGGAGGCAGTGGTACTACATAACTATGTATAAAATACTTCTTAAGATCTTCCCTCAGCTAGAACAAAGATTTGGCAATCACAGACGACATGTTTCCATCCATCAAAGGTACGGGAGGCGTTGAAATGATTGTGAAAGCTGTGCAGCTAGGCTCCATGTAGCTAATGTCTCAACCTGGTGTTCTTTCTGTTTACTTGTACCGTCTAAGAGATAATAATTTGCTTTTGTTATCAGATGTTAATTTAGTTATGGCATAGTCATCTTCATTTGTGTTAGCGTGAGTCATGGAGTTAGTTTAGGAATGTAAATTAATTTGTTATTACTTTCCTATTCTGTATGTGTAGTACATAGTACGTAGGGTTTGTACAACTTGTATCTCTATATATAGCCTCCACTGTGAGATGAATAAGATATCAGAAAATTCATTCTCCAAACCTTGTTATATTTGACTTGGTATCAGAGCAAAGATCCGAAAGGACTTTGTCTCTTTGTTTTTCCGCTGCAAATTCTTCGTCCGACATTTGTCAGACGGTTGTTTGTCTTTTTAAATAAACCTCATTGTTAGGGTTTATTGTCTCGATTGTCGAAGTTTTTCCGACTATTCTCAGTTTGACGTAGGCCCCTTGTCAGACTGATTTTTTACCTCTCAATATTACGGCTCAACCCAGCTACCGCCGCATCTTCTTTTCCAAAAGTAGTTGCTGTTGCTGTGCCCAGCTGCCGCCGTCGTCGTCTCTGCCCCGCCGTCGTCGTCTCTGCCCAGAAGTTGTCATCGTGCCCAGAGGACGCCGCCGTGCCACAACCCGCGCCAAAAACCCAGGTCTCGACGCCGCCGTGCCAAAGCCCAGGGTCCCGACGCCACCGGTCTCGACGCTGCCGCGCCCTTGNNNNNNNNNNNNNNN of the Fragaria vesca subsp. vesca linkage group LG6, FraVesHawaii_1.0, whole genome shotgun sequence genome contains:
- the LOC101312742 gene encoding uncharacterized protein LOC101312742, whose translation is MKTLASPSSRVVLEIYRDREAGLVNRVAEASCFFRPHKKNGDFRFLNLVAFLQQRKPIKPLVCLSSKTQAELETPDAQIQDSYPIKTMHVKFQLQKECSFGQQFLIVGDDPILGSWDPERAIPMDWSDGNVWSVELDIPVGKSIQFKFILTGDAGNFLWQPGPDRIFQTWETENTITVFEDWGDAELQKITEEAQNYHQVEDSNINSDVLIPEADNLTFPEEEPVFNINLESANVDSYTDPAQIPLVESYEEQTVTESVSQEKHKTVVAENITPKWPKKMMEPYEQHMDARTNAPSEDSAAIPNEMMVAQNIYGNNGRDAKARNLAISNIEGSLMNYEEEGPVLVPGLTRAPAVQAEEPNTEEVEKPMTFDGLVGDYEAAELNMPELEEKQEPYSESSQAETMDMLNGNVEKFDEELKQKPQPAERENQSKPDLPNGSPQAETNDMFNNDEVSLDDELEQKAQTAETAEQFASEKVHDVWHNDMQWGRKLLQKLINFRLP
- the LOC101290881 gene encoding receptor-like protein 12-like codes for the protein MKTLMSFFLSLIVAVHSQQCLKDQQLNLLDFKNSLLFNASLSSKLVSWDSRTDCCSWPGVSCSTNGSVVGLDISRESISGGIYNSSSLFDLQHLQSLSLAFNNFTGSQIPSATGKLTSLRYLNLSSAGFGGQIPIEISLLGKLVILDISYNQGLEIQDLSMLIQNLTELTELYLDNVSILSQTSDWSLAISSSLPNLKVLSLSNCHLSGPIDKSLAKLSSLSVIRLDLNKISSPIPGFFANFANLTTLSLRSCGLQGTFPKEIIQVPSLQTIDLSYNYGLGGSLPEFSKNASLQSLNLYVTNFSGVLPDSIGNLNMLSTINLSGCKFSGSIPRAMGNLTKLVHFDLSGNQFNGSIPCFSSAKNLAEINLYANDLTGHIGCTQWQNLTSLVSINLGSNVFQGSLPSSLFCLPLLKSLNLGHNQFSGQFPEICNASSYLMESVDLSDNNLEGPIPMSIFNLLGLKELLLNSNSLNGSFPLDGLHQLINLEILYLQENSLVLSYDATNSSYSSFPQLYQLKLASGKLTTFPDFLRNQSGLAFLDLSNNLLHGMIPNWIWKLNLYQLNLSCNSLQTIEGPLLNVTSPVFLLDLSYNKLQGQIPDFSSYYLDYSSNNFSSGIPTGADFCRYTSFFSAANNNLSGIIPGSICNSASLEVLDLSNNSFTGTLPQCFTTMSGLAVLDLSGNNVTNVVIPQNCNLGSLDLSGNQLESQLPKSLANCTKLEVLNLGNNQITDAFPCFLKNISTLRLLSLRSNNFYGSSVCPKTNGGWPMLQIIDLADNNFEGEISGSFLSTWQTMIANEDNAARYRYHLGMQGGMRYVINYKDAVTVTSKGLQMNLPSILTVFTLIDFSCNKFNGSIPEEIGGLKSLRVLNLSKNAFTGAIPSSLSSLQVVESLDLSQNKLSGEIPPQFAKLTFLTVLNLSNNQLVGRIPTSTQFSTFPKSSFQGNIDLWGPPLTEDNIAGTSPPIVGGSRQTSGHEVDWDVISVEIGFAAGFGVAIASLFLCKRWRQWYYITMYKILLKIFPQLEQRFGNHRRHVSIHQRYGRR